In Pseudomonas flavescens, the sequence CCCACCGTCGCCGCACCGGCAACCAGTTCCCGTTCTCGCGCCAGGCTTTCGCAGCGCACGCTCAGATGCAGGCCGGCGTGTACATCGGGCAGCGGCTCGCAGCCCGGCAGACTTTGCGGCCAGCCCGCCAGCAGCGCATCCCGACGGGCGCGGGCGGCATTGCGCATGCGGCGGATGTGCCGCTGAAAATGCCCGGCGGCGATGAACGCGGCCATCACCGCCTGGGTGCCGACCTCCGAGTGGCGCATATCCACCGCACGACGCCGGGAGAAGGCAGTGGCCAGACGGGGTGGCAGCACCAGATAGCCAAGCCGCAGCGCCGGAAAGGCGATTTTGCAGAAAGTGCCGACATAGAGCACACGCTGCCCACGATCCAGTGCGGCCAACGGCGCCAGCGGCGTGCCGCTGTAACGGTACTCGCCGTCGTAATCGTCCTCGATGATCCAGGCATCGTTACGCTCGGCCCAGTCGAGCAGCGCCAGGCGCCTGGGCAGTGACAGCGTCACCCCGGTCGGATACTGGTGCGAAGGCGTGACATAGGCCAGCCGGCACGCCCCTGCCCGCTCCAACTGCGCGACATCCAGGCCGTCGCCATCGACGGCAATACCGCGCAGCTGCGCGCCGGCAACGCTGAAGGCATGGCCGGCGGCACGGTACCCCGGATCTTCGACGGCCACCGGATCACCCGGCTCGACCAGTAATTGCGCGCACAGGCTGATCGCCTGCTGTGCGCCGCAGGTGACGATGATCTGCGCCGGATCGCACTGCAGGCCCCGGCTGCTGCGCAGATAGGCGGCGATCAGTTCGCGCAGTTGCGGGTCACCCGCCGGATCGCCGTAGCCCAGCCGTGCCGGTGACGGCCTGCGCCAGAAACGCGCCGACAGCCGCGCCCAGGTCTCGAACGGAAACAGATCGAAAGCCGGCACGCCAACCCGAAACGCCCGCGGTGCGCCGGCTAACGGTGCCGGCAGATGGTACTCGTCGAGCCGTTGCAGCGCGGCGCTACTGGCCGTGCCCGGCACATCTGCGGCTGGCGGCTCCGCGACCGCGGAGATGGCGGCCACATAGGTGCCATCACCCACCCGGCCCTGCACGTAGCCTTCGGCATAGAGCTGATCCAGCGCACGGTTCACCGTATTGCGGGACACCCCCAGGCGCTCGGCCAATTGCCGGCTGGCGGGCAGTCGGGTGCCGCCAGGCAGACGGCCGTCGAGCACGCGTTCGCGCAGGGCTTGGTAGAGCTGGCGGGACAATCCCTTGCCAGGCTGCAGATGCAGGCCGGAAAGGTCGACCGGCAAAGAAGCTGAAGACGCCATTAATTGGCCCTACGAAAGTCACTTAAAATGGATCTTACAACAGACCAATGGCAGTTCTAGCATGAGTCCGTCCACCTACGGGAATGCTCCATGTACGTACCCTCCGCATTTCGCCAGAACGACCTCGCCGCCCTGCACCGGGAGATTGCCGACTGCCGCCTGGCTACCCTGATCAGCCATGGCGAGAACGGCTTGCAAGCCAGCCATCTGCCCTTGCTGCTGCGCCCCGGAGAAGGCCGCAACGGCACGCTGTACGGCCACCTGGCGCGGGCCAATGCGCATTGGCAGGTACTGGCCGAAGGCGGTGAAGCGCTGGTGATCTTCAACAGCGCCGATGCCTATATCAGCCCGTCCTGGTATCCGGCCAAGGCCGAGCACGGCAAGGTGGTGCCAACCTGGAATTACATCGCAGTGCATGCCTACGGCCAGGCCGCGGTTTTCGATGACAGCGAGCGCCTGCTGAGCCTGCTCGACGAACTCAGCGCCCGTCACGAGAACCCGCGCCCGCAACCCTGGGCGCTGAGCGATGCTCCCGAGGACTACATCGCCGGCATGCTGCGCGCCATCGTCGGCTTCGCCCTGCCCATCGAACGCCTGGAGGGCAAATGGAAGCTTGGCCAGAACCGCAGCGAAGCCGATCGCCAGGGCGTGCATGACGGTCTCAGCGCCAGCACTGATCCCCGCGACCGCGCCCTGGCGCAGCGAATGAATGACTAATCACCGAGGAGACTTCGATCATGGAAATACGCGCAATCACCGCTGACGATCAGGCTGCCTGGTCGCCACTCTGGCAGGGCTATCTGCGCTTCTACGGGCAGCAGATGCCCGAGGCCACCACAGCCCTGACCTGGCAACGCTTTCTCGCTGACGACGAACCGATGCATGCGGCTCTCGCCTGGCACGAAGTGCGCGCCATCGGCCTGGTGCACTGGATTTTCCACCGCTCCTGCTGGACGACCGGCGATTACTGTTACCTGCAGGATCTGTTCGTCGACGAAAGCGTTCGCGGCAGCGGCGCCGGGCGCGGGCTGATCGAGCATGTTTACGCTCAGGCCAAGCTGGCTGGCGCTTCGCGGGTGCACTGGCTGACCCATGAAAGCAACACCACCGCCATGCGGCTCTACGATCACATCGCCGACCGCTCCGGTTTCGTGCAATACCGCAAGCAGCTGTAATCAGGAACCCAGACCATGACCGACGACACCCTGCTCGACTGGACACCCGTTTCGCCGCCACCGCGCAGCGCCATCGACGGCCGCTACGTGTGCCTGGAACCGCTGGACGCAGCAGCGCATGGCGATGATCTCTGGGAGGCGTTGCAAGGAGTGGACAGCGACCCTGCCTTATGGGATTACCTGCCCTATGGTCCGTTCGCCGAGCGCGCCGGGTTCGATGCCTGGCTGCAGGACAAGCAAAGCACCAGTGACCCGCTGTTCTTCAGCGTGATCGACAAGACCAGCGGGCGGGCCGTAGGGCTGCTGTCCTTCCTGCGTATCGCGCCCGCCGACGGCTGTATCGAAATCGGCCATATCGCCTTTGGCCACGCCATGCAGCGCTCCCCCGCCTCAACCGAGGCGATCTGGCTGCTGATGAGCCTGGCGATGGACGACCTGGGCAATCGGCGCCTGGAGTGGAAGTGCAATGCACGCAACGCCCGCTCGCTGCGCGCCGCCGAACGCCTGGGTTTCGTTCACGAGGGGTTGTTTCGCCAGCACGCGGTAATCAAGGGACAGAACCGCGATACCGCCTGGTTCTCGATCATCGACAGCGAATGGCCGCAATGCCGCGACGCCCTACAACGCTGGCTGTCGCCCGACAACTTCGACGAACATGGCAAGCAGCGGCAGCGCCTGGAAGCATTGCGGGCGAGATAGATATCTATCGGGCAGCCTCAACCACGCATCACGTCACCAATCGCCAGCAAGCTGGCTCCTACGGGATCCCCACTATCGCGTAGGAGCGTCGCCCTCGGCGCGAAAGCGGTAGCGGCCATACCGCAACCTCGCATCACGGCCACCATTCGCCAGCAAGCTGGCTCCTACGGGATCCCCACCGTCTTGTAGGAGCCCGCTTGCGGGCGATGCGATGGCAGCCATACCGCAAACCGGCGCAGTGCCCAGGATTCGCCGCGGGATCGCGGCATCCCTGCCAATCGGGTAGGAGCGTCGCCCTCGGCGCGAAAGCGGTAGCGGCCATCCCGCAACCTCGCACCACGGCCACCATTCGCCAGCAAGCTGGCTCCTACGGGATCCCCGCTATCGTGTAGGAGCCCGCTTGCGGGCGATGCGATGGCGGCCATACCGCAAAACGGCGCAGCACCCACGATTCGCCCCGGGATCGCGGCATCCCTGCCAATCGAGTAGGAGCGTCGCCCTCGGCGCGAAAGCGGTAGCGGCCATCCCGCAACCTCGCACCACGGCCACCATTCGCCAGCAAGCTGGCTCCTACGGGATCCCCGCTATCGTGTAGGAGCCCGCTTGCGGGCGATGCGATGGCAGCCATATCGCAAAACGGCGCAATGCCCAGGATTCGCCCCGGGATCGCGGCATACATGCCAATCGGGTAGGAGCGTCGTCCTCGGCGCGAAATCGGTAGCGGCCATACCGCAACCTCGCATCACGGCCACCATTCGCCAGCAAGCTGGCTCCTACGGAAGCCCCGCTATCGTGTAGGAGCCCGCTTGCGGGCGATGCGATGGCAGCCATATCGCAAAACGGCGCAATGCCCAGGATTCGCCGCGGGGTCGCGGCGTTATGGAGGAGGTTCAGAGCGGCGCGCCGAGCCAGGCGGAAATCAGCAGCAACAGCGCCATGGCGTTATTGAAGCGGGTCATGGCTCGGGCCGAGGTGAACAGTTTGGCAGCGCCCCGTCCGAGCAATGCCCAGCAGCCCAAGCATGGCAAGGCGATAGCCAGGAAGATCGCCGCCAGCAAGGTCACTCGCATTGCCTGCCCGGGGCCGGGGGTGGCGAACACGCTGACTACCGCCAAGGCCATCATCCAGGTCTTGGGGTTGATCAACTGCAGTGCCGCGCCGGCGAACAGGCCCAATCGCCGCTCGCCTGGTTGCACATCGGCAGCGCTCAGCGCGGCAGCCGGGCTGCTGAAGATGCGCCACGCCAGGTAGCTCAGCCACAACACGCCGAACCAGGCCATCGCCCATTGCAGGCGCGGGTGCTGCTGCAGCAATTCGCCCAAGCCAAGCCCGACCGCCACCACGATGGCCGCAGAGCCTGCGCAGGCGCCGAGTACCAGCGGCAGGGTTGCCGCCACGCCGTAACGGGCGCTGCTGCCCAGCACCAGCACATTGGTAGGCCCCGGAGTGATCGACGCGACGAAAGCGAACAGCATGAAGGGCAACAACTGAGTCATGAACAGGCTCCAGACAAACCGAGCGCTGATCATGAGTCGGGCAGCGTCAGGCGTCTGGAAGGTTTGAGCAGCGCCGCTGGTAATGGGCCGGGGTCATACCATAGGCACGCCGGAACCAGCGCCCGAGGTGGCTCTGATCGGCAAAGCCAAGTACCGCCGCGACCTGCGCCGGTGGTTCGCCACGGGCCAACATATGCCTCGCCCGGGCCAGGCGCAGTTGCACCAGATAAGCGTGTGGCGCCAGGCCGAAGGCCGCCTTGAACGCGCGGCTCAAGCGAAAGCGGTCGACGCCGCAGGCGGCAGCCAGGTCATCGAGACCGATATCGCGGGTGTGCTGGTCGTGCAGAAAATCCCGTGCGCGCTGCGCCACCAGCGGCAGGCGCGGGTCCGGATCGAGGCGCCGGCGCCAATGCAATTGCTCGGTCAGGCGCATCAGCAGGCCATCGAGCGCGCTCTGCCTGACCATGCGCATCTCCTGGCGATGCAGCGCGGTAAAGGCCTCGCCGACCGCCGTGAGCAGGCGCGGTTCGCTGGCCAGGGTGGCGCTGAAGCCGGGCAGGCAGTCAGCGGGCGCCTGTTCGAACAGGCTGCGCAACTCGCGCTCCAGCCAGTGGGCATCCAGGTACAGCATCGAATAGGTGAAGCCTTCCGGCTCAGGGGCATGGCCGTCATGAAGCTCGCCAGGTTCGAGCAGAAACACCTGGCCGGCCAGGCTGCTGTTCAGTTGCTTGCGGCAATGGAACTGCTGCACGCCCTGCTCGGTGAACCCGACCAGATAGGCGTCGTGCCAATGGGGATCGTAGGCGTGCCCGCGAAAATGCGCGCGGATGGTCTCGATACCGGTGTCTTCGTCCTGGGCCAGGTCGACCCAACTCTGCGCGCTCATGCCTGCTCCAGCGCCACGCCATACGGAGCGTCCATGCTAACCGACCTAACCAGACGCTTTCTGGAAGTTTTGTGCAGCCGGTTATCGAGCGCGGGCCATACAGCGTTGATGGCGCGTATCGACACGCTCGGCGAACCAGGCAGTGGTCAGCCGGCGGGTGATCTTCGGGCTTTTCAGCACGATGCCTGGTAGCACCGCCCGCGGCAACGACATGCCTTCTGCCTCATCAGCCAGGGCGAATACCCGCTCATACAAACGGCTTTCTTCGAACTCCAACGTATCGCCCTCCTCCAGCGCGCGGCGGATTGCCCGGTCGCTCATGTCCAGGCGCTTGCCCAGAGATCGCACGGCCAGTTCGGTGGAGCCAGGCTTGCTAGTGCCATGAATGATCAGGTCGCCATCCAGCGCTAGTGGAATACCCGACGCGATGGTGACCGCATGCTGGAAGGCCGCATTGCGGCTGGCGTACCAGCCGGCATTGAAGTCGGCGAAGCGATAAAGGGGTTTCGGGTAGTTGGCCGGATAGCCCAACAGATGAGCGATGCCAAAGTACATGCCGCCACGCCGGCTGAACACCTCACGACGAATCGAGCCATCAGGTGGATACGGATAGCCCTCGGCATTGGCCTGGGCGAAAGCGATGCTGACCTGCATCGGCCCGCCAGTGCGCACGGGATTGAGGGTGCCGAACAGTTGCCGACCGAGCGGCACCATGCCGGTGAAGTCATCGAAGATAGCGCTCAACTGCTTTTCCGTACGAACCCTGCTCAGGCGTTGCTGATAGGTCTTGCCGGTGGGCGATTCGATGTTCAGCGCGGCATTCACCACGAATCCCGGAATATGCAGGCTGGCAGCACGACGGTCGATCTCCGCCCGAGCGATCTTCGCCAGGCCAGGCACTTGCGGATCGGCATTGAACGTCGATTCCTGCTCCGTCACCGCCAGCACGGCGCAGAGGTTCTCGGTGCTCGGCGCAATCTCCTGGGCGGCGAACGCCGCATAGATATCCGCCGCCCAGCCCTCGCGATCAGGCGTATTTACCGGCATCAGGCGGACGATCTGCGCGCGCACCTCAGCCGGTTTCGGCGCAGGTACCTGGGGCTGGCTGGAGCAGCCGGCCAGTAGCAGCATCAACAGTGCACAGGGTGTATGCAGGAACGATGACTTCACCCGAACAATCCTTGGATGGAAACGACCCTGCTGAGACAACGCCAACCCCCAGCCTATCCGCGACAATTTCGGTCGATTGACTGCCGGCTCCGCTGCGCGATTGGTTCAGCGCGTCGGTGATCGACAACGGCACGGGCCATGGCCCTGTCAGAAACCTCGCTGACAACGTCTTCATGCATGAAATAGCAGGTATCGTTCGGCCAAATCGCAGGAAAGGAGGCGAAAAATCAATTCGAACCTAAGCACAAGCGCAACGGTCTACCGGCAACCCAGCGTCCGAATCAAAGGGCCTGCGGACACGGAGCAAGTTCCGCTCCCGGACCGACATGAGCAAGGAGATTCACCATGGTTACCCATTACAAGATAGATGGTCACCTGGCCTGCGGCACCCACGGCGAGAACGTCACTTCCAGCAAAGAGCTGAACCGGGTGAAGTGCCGCAACTGCCGCAACACCGAAGTCTACAAGCAGGCTCGCCGCGACACTCGCAATGCCAGCCGCCGCGCTGCGCGCAGGGCCAAGAGCAATCAGCCTCGCAGCGACTGGCGCTCGTCGTGGCAGCAACGCCTTACCGAGCTGCCGGGTACCCATCGCCTGCCACGCGGCTTCGCTGGCCAGCCCTACGTGTAGGGCTTCAGCTCAAGCCACGTTGAGTCCAGAAGGGGTGGATCGGTAACCGATCCACCCCTTCTGCGTTAGTGCGGCTTGATCACCAGCGTGGCGAGCGGCGGCAGATCCAGCAGCAACGATTGCGGCTGGCCATGGCTGGCGAGCGCTTCACTCAACAGGGCCCCCTGGCTGCCCGCATTCGAACCGGCATAACGCTCGGCGTCACTGTTGAGCAGCACGTGCCAGCTCCCCGCTTTCGGCACCCCGATGCGGTAGCCATAACGCGGCTCGGGCGTGAAGTTGTGGACCACCAGCAGCGGCGCACCGGTTTCATCCTGACGCAACCAGGCGAACACGCTGTTGACGGCGTCGTCACCGATCAGCCAGGCGAAGCCCTCGGCCTGGCCATCCATGCGGTGCAGCGCCGGCTCATGGCGGTACAACCCGTTGAGGTCACTGACCAATTGCTGCACGCCCTTGTGCTCGCCGTAACGCAGCAGGTACCAGTCCAGCTCGTGGTCGTGGTTCCACTCGCGCCACTGGCCGAACTCGCAGCCCATGAACAGCAGCTTCTTGCCGGGATGGCTCCACATGAAGCTCAGGTACAGGCGCAGGTTGGCGAATTTCTGCCAGCGGTCGCCAGGCATCTTGTCGAGCAGCGAGCGCTTGCCGTGCACCACTTCGTCATGGGAAATCGGCAGCACGAAATGCTCGGAGAACGCGTACAGCAGGCCGAATGTCAGTTGATGGTGATGATGCTGACGGTGCAGCGGATCTTCGGCGACGTACTTGAGGCTGTCGTGCATCCAGCCCATGTTCCATTTGTAAGCGAAGCCCAGGCCGCCTTCCTGAGTCGGGCGGCTGACGCCCGGCCAGGCGGTCGACTCTTCGGCGATCACCAGCGCGCCGGGCACTTCCTGCGCGACAACGTCGTTGAGGTGGCGCAGAAAGTCGATGCTCTCCAGATTCTCGCGACCGCCATGGCGGTTGGGAATCCACTCGCCTTCCTTGCGCGAGTAGTCGCGATACAGCATCGAAGCCACCGCATCCACGCGCAGGCCATCGATGTGATAGGCGCGCAGCCAGTGCAGCGCCGAAGCCAGCATGAAACCGTGCACTTCGGTGCGCCCGAGGTTGTAGATGTAGGTATCCCAATCCTGATGGAAGCCTTCGAATGGGTGCGCGTACTCGTACAGTGCCGTGCCATCGAACTGGCCGAGGCCGTGGGCATCGGTGGGAAAATGCGCGGGGACCCAGTCGAGAATCACCCCGATGCCGGCCTGGTGACAGGCGTCGACGAACGCGGCGAAATCCGCCGGGCTGCCATAACGCGACGTGGGGGCGAACTGGGAAAGCAACTGATAGCCCCAGGAGCCGCCGAACGGGTGCTCCATGATCGGCATCAGTTCGATATGGGTGAAGCCCAACTGCTGCACATAGGGAATCAGTTGCTCGCCGAGCTCTTTCCAGCTCAGCACGCGGCCGTCTTCGCCCCCCTCGCGGCGCCACGAACCGGCATGCACTTCATAGATCGACATCGGCGCCTGATAGCCCTGCTGGGCCTGGCGTTGTTGCATCCAGTCGCCATCGCGCCAGTCGAATTCCAGCGGCGCGGAGACCACCGACCCCGTGGCGGGAGGCAGCTCGGTGGCCAGCGCCATGGGGTCGGCCTTGAGCGGCAGCAGGCCATCACGGCCGAGGATCTCGAACTTGTAGACCTCGCCCGCACCGAGGCGCGGCACGAACAGTTCCCAGACCCCGCTCGGCTGGCGCAGGCGCATCGGGTGGCGGCGGCCATCCCAGCCATTGAAGCCGCCGACCACCGACACCCGGCGGGCATTCGGTGCCCATACGGAAAAACGTACGCCCTGCACGTCTTCGTGGGTAGTCAGCTGAGCGCCAAGGCTCTTGCCAAGCTCGCGGTGATTGCCCTCGGCGAACAGATACAGGTCCATCTCCCCGAGCAATTGCCCGAAGGCATAGGGGTCTTCGGTCTCCTGAACGCCAGCGCTCCAGTTGATGCGGTATCGATAGGGAACGCGCTGATCCAGTCGAATGCTGAACAGCCCTGGCACGCTCGATTGTTCCAGCGCGCCAAGGGTTTCACCGCTGACGGCATGGATCAGTTCGACGCCCAGGGCTCCAGGCAAGTAGGTGCGAATCGTCAGGCCGTGAGCGAACTCGTGTGGGCCGAGAATCGAAAACGGGTCGCCATGCTCACCCCTGATCAGGGCCTCGATGGCGGCGCGGTCGACACCCGCCACCTGGCGATCGGTTTCTCCATTGATCATCGTTTACCGCTCCCCAGAAGATATTTGGTCAGCTCTATCAACCCTTGTACCGGAACTTCCAGCCAATCGGGACGATAGCGCGCTTCATACAGAATTTCGTAGGCCGCCTTTTCGATGCAGAACAGCGCCAGCGCTGCCACTTCACCCTCACGGTCATGCCAGGCGTGGGGCAGGTCTGCCGCCGCCAGGCGATAGGCTTCGTTGAACGCCGTTCTCGCCTGGCTGCGATACAGCCCGGCGATATGCTGGCGCGCGTGTTCCGCTTCCGGCGTCACGTCGGCGCTCTGGGCGCTGCGCATGGCCATGGCGGCGGCGTAGTCGAAGGAACGCAACATGCCGGCGACATCCTTGAGCGGGCTGTAGAACGCCCGGCGTTCGTCCAGCGTGCGGGTCGGCTCGCCCTCGAAGTCGATCAGATAGGCATCGCCCTGCACCACCAGTACCTGGCCGAGGTGCAGGTCGCCATGTACACGCATGCGGATGCCGCCCGCCGAACGCCGTGCCAGGTCGTCCACCAGGGCGATGATCGAGTCGTGGCGCGCGGCCAGCCAGTCGGCCTGATTGGCCGCTTCACCTGGCAGGTGCCCCCTGCCCTCGGCAACCACCTTGAGCGCCTCGCGCACCTGCACGGCGATGTTCTGCGACCACTCGGCAACGTCCGCTTCACCTGTTTGACGGTAGCCGAAATCCGGGTTGTCGCTGGCCTGGCCGAGCGCCATGTGCATTTCGCCGAGGCGTTGCCCCAGCAGCCCGGCAAAGGATTCCAGTTCGGCCAACGCCGAGTGCTGGTTCTCCTGATCGGAATGACCGCCCGCCAGTTCATCGCGGATGGCCCGTTCCAGGTTGTTCTGCGTCCACTGCCAGGCGTCGCCCTGATTGTTCAGGTAGCCCTGCAGAATCATCAGAGTATGGGGTACGCCCTGCTCGTCGACCCGGCGAACTTCACCCAGCAACGGGGCGATATGCTCGAAGCCGGCGGCGGTCAGATAGCCACCTATTTCCGCTTCCGGATGGATACCCGGCAGCACCCGGCGAATCAGCTTGAGCACCGCCTGCTCGGCAATGATCGCCGAGCTGTTGGACTGCTCCGCAGAGATCAGCTGCACATCCGCGTTGCTCAGATCACCCAGCGCCTCCAGGCGTGGCGTCGGCACGAACTGGATCTCGCTGCCCTGCCAACCCAGCACGCTGCGCTCACTCAGGTGGCGCATCACATGGCGCACGAAGCCACTGAGGGTGAAGCCGTCGGTCAGCAAGCCGACCTGACGGCCGCGACGCAGACGCGCCAAGGCCAACTGCTGCGGCACGCTACTACCGGCTTCATGCTCACCGACGAACCCCAGCGGCACCTGATAGTGCTCGGTGGCGCCCGAGGCGCGGCTGACTTCCACTTCACTGAGCACATACAGCTCGTCGGCGCCGCCAAAGGGAATCGCGTAGAGCAGCTCGACCTGACGCAGGTCTTCGCGCTGCCCGGAGAACCAGCGACGCTTGGGCAGGTAGGCCGGCAGCGACTCCTGCTCCAGGGTCGCCCGGGCAGGCAGCTGCAACAGCTCGCCCAGTTGGTTCTTGATCACCAGAGTGGTCAGCTCCGGCATGCGATCGACCGGTGATACGTGCCAGCTGGGCATTTGCGCCTCCTCGGCGAGCAGAAACCAGTAAAAGCCATAGGGCGGCAGGGTCAGCAGGTAATTGAGCTGGCCAATGGGCGGGAACGACGAGCCACCGACCATTTCCACCGGCACCTTGCCGTCGTGGGCCGACAATTCCAGTTCCACCGCCTGAGCAGCGCGGGACAGGTTGGCCACGCAGAGGATCAGCTCCGGGTTGCCCTCGGCATCGGTGGCTTCGCGCAGGTAGGCCAGTACCCGGCGGTTGTTCGGCATGAGCATCTTCAGGGTGCCGCGGCCGAAGGCCTTGTGCTGCTTGCGGATGCTCAGCATGCGCCGCGTCCAGTTGAGCAGCGAATGCGGGTCGCGGGCCTGGGTCTCGACGTTGACGCTCTGGAAGCCGTACAGCGGGTCCATCACCGGCGGCAGCACCAGGCTGGCCGGGTCGGCGCGGGAAAAACCGCCGTTACGATCCGGCGACCACTGCATGGGCGTGCGCACCCCGTCGCGGTCGCCGAGAAAGATGTTGTCGCCCATGCCGATCTCGTCACCGTAATACAGCGTCGGCGTACCGGGCATGGACAGCAGCAGGCTGTTGAGCAGCTCGACCCGGCGACGATCGCGTTCAACCAGCGGCGCCAGGCGGCGGCGAATACCCAGGTTGATGCGCGCACGACGGTCGGCGGCGTAGTAATTCCACAGGTAGTCGCGCTCATGATCGGTGACCATTTCCAAGGTCAGCTCATCATGGTTGCGCAGGAAGATCGCCCACTGACAGTTTTCCGGAATCTCCGGCGTCTGACGCAGGATATCGGTGATCGGAAAGCGATCTTCCTGGGCGATGGCCATGTACATGCGCGGCATCAGCGGGAAATGGAACGCCATGTGGCATTCGTCGCCGGGGCCACCGTCATGGCCACCGAAATACAGCTGGGTGTCTTCAGGCCACTGATTGGCTTCGGCCAGCAACATGCGATCCGGATAATGGGCATCCAGCTCGGCACGGATTTTCTTCAGCACCTCGTGGGTTTCCGGCAGATTCTCGTTGTTGGTGCCGTCGCGCTCGATCAGGTACGGAATGGCGTCCAGGCGCAGGCCGTCGACGCCCATATCCAGCCAGAAGCGCATCACCGCCAGCACTTCCTTGAGCACCTGCGGGTTGTCGAAATTCAGATCCGGCTGGTGCGAGTAGAAACGATGCCAGTAGTACTGACCGGCTTCGGCATCCCAACTCCAGTTGGATTTTTCGGTATCTAAAAAGATGATCCGCGTGCCGTCGTACTTCTGATCGGTGTCGGACCACACGTAGAAATCCCGCGCCTTGCTGCCGGGTTTGGCGGCACGGGCGCGCTGAAACCAGGGGTGCTGGTCCGAAGTGTGGTTGATGACCAGCTCGGTTATCACCCGCAGGCCGCGCTTGTGAGCTTCGGCGATGAAGCGCCGGGCGTCGGCCATGGTCCCGTAGTCCGGGTGCACATCGCGGTACTCGGCGATGTCGTAGCCATCATCGCGCCGCGGCGAAGGATAGAACGGCAGCAGCCACAGGGTGTTGACGCCCAGGTCGGCAATGTAATCGAGCTTTTCGATCAGCCCCGGGAAATCGCCGATGCCATCATTGTTGGCATCGAAGAACGACTTCACGTGTACCTGATAGATGATCGCGTCCTTGTACCATTGCGGGTCGTTGAGAAACGCCCCGCGGCGAGCTCTGCGTGCCATTGGGTATGCCCTCTCAGCCAGCCACGCGGATGCGCCAGATACCGAACGGCTGGTGCCACGGTTCGATGCGCATCCATTGCACCTTGCCGTGCCACTGCCAGGTATGCCCGGTCATCAGGTCCTCACCCAGGGTGGTGGCATCGTCGTCCAGGCCCAGCTCCCAGAGCGGCAGCTCGAAATTGGCTTCCTGAGCGTTGTGCGGGTCGAGGCTGACGGCCACGAGGATGAAGTTCTCGCGGTCGGCGGTCCGCTTGCCGAAGTACAGGATGTTGTCGTTCCAGCAAGTGAAGGCCTTGAAGCCCAGGTGCGTCTGCAGGGCCGGGTTCTGGCGGCGGATGCGGTTGAGCTGGGCGATCTCGGCGACGATGTTGCCCGGCGCCTGGTAATCGCGCACACGGATCTCGTACTTCTCCGAATCCAGGTACTCCTCCTTGCCTGGCACCGGCAGCGCCTCGCAGATCTCGAAGCCCGAATACATGCCCCACAGCCCGGAGCCCATGGTGGCCAGCGCAGCTCGGATCAGGAAACCGGGGCGCCCGTTGTGGTGCAGGAAATAGGGGTTGATGTCCGGCGTATTGACGAAGAAATTCGGGCGGTAGCAGTCGCGCCACGGTGCCTCGTTGAGCTCGGTCAGGTAGCTTTCCAGCTCGGCCTTGGTGTTGCGCCAGGTGAAATAGGTGTAGCTCTGGGTGAAGCCCAGCTTGCCGAGGCGCGCCATCATCGCCGGGCGGGTAAAGGCCTCGGCGAGGAACATCACCTGCGGGTGGGTCTTGCGGATATCGGCGATCAGCCACTCCCAGAACGGCAGCGGCTTGGTGTGCGGGTTATCGACCCGGAACTGGTAAACGCCCAGCTCGACCCAGCCGCGCACCACGTCACGCAGGGCCAGCCACAGGTCGGGTATGGCGTCGCTGGCATAGAAATCGACGTTGACGATGTCTTCGTACTTCTTCGGCGGGTTTTCCGCGTGGCGGATGCTGCCGTCCGGACGCCAGCTGAAC encodes:
- the treS gene encoding maltose alpha-D-glucosyltransferase, giving the protein MARRARRGAFLNDPQWYKDAIIYQVHVKSFFDANNDGIGDFPGLIEKLDYIADLGVNTLWLLPFYPSPRRDDGYDIAEYRDVHPDYGTMADARRFIAEAHKRGLRVITELVINHTSDQHPWFQRARAAKPGSKARDFYVWSDTDQKYDGTRIIFLDTEKSNWSWDAEAGQYYWHRFYSHQPDLNFDNPQVLKEVLAVMRFWLDMGVDGLRLDAIPYLIERDGTNNENLPETHEVLKKIRAELDAHYPDRMLLAEANQWPEDTQLYFGGHDGGPGDECHMAFHFPLMPRMYMAIAQEDRFPITDILRQTPEIPENCQWAIFLRNHDELTLEMVTDHERDYLWNYYAADRRARINLGIRRRLAPLVERDRRRVELLNSLLLSMPGTPTLYYGDEIGMGDNIFLGDRDGVRTPMQWSPDRNGGFSRADPASLVLPPVMDPLYGFQSVNVETQARDPHSLLNWTRRMLSIRKQHKAFGRGTLKMLMPNNRRVLAYLREATDAEGNPELILCVANLSRAAQAVELELSAHDGKVPVEMVGGSSFPPIGQLNYLLTLPPYGFYWFLLAEEAQMPSWHVSPVDRMPELTTLVIKNQLGELLQLPARATLEQESLPAYLPKRRWFSGQREDLRQVELLYAIPFGGADELYVLSEVEVSRASGATEHYQVPLGFVGEHEAGSSVPQQLALARLRRGRQVGLLTDGFTLSGFVRHVMRHLSERSVLGWQGSEIQFVPTPRLEALGDLSNADVQLISAEQSNSSAIIAEQAVLKLIRRVLPGIHPEAEIGGYLTAAGFEHIAPLLGEVRRVDEQGVPHTLMILQGYLNNQGDAWQWTQNNLERAIRDELAGGHSDQENQHSALAELESFAGLLGQRLGEMHMALGQASDNPDFGYRQTGEADVAEWSQNIAVQVREALKVVAEGRGHLPGEAANQADWLAARHDSIIALVDDLARRSAGGIRMRVHGDLHLGQVLVVQGDAYLIDFEGEPTRTLDERRAFYSPLKDVAGMLRSFDYAAAMAMRSAQSADVTPEAEHARQHIAGLYRSQARTAFNEAYRLAAADLPHAWHDREGEVAALALFCIEKAAYEILYEARYRPDWLEVPVQGLIELTKYLLGSGKR